One Tamlana carrageenivorans genomic region harbors:
- a CDS encoding polysaccharide lyase family 7 protein — translation MDQWKILLGNGVHTDELVRFKHKDFFYVANDEKANWVVYKTPNSGVTSRTSSNTRTELGQKAHWTPETGGKLTGTLKVMHVSTSGDARVAASFSTVVGQIHSDEGHENEPIKIFYKKFPGHTKGSVFWNYEINTKGDNSKRWDYSTAVWGYDMSIVGETPTTFPEEPKDGIALGETFTYEINVYQGIMYLTFTSEGHETVKFTKDLTKSDFATKADIPEQIWTLYASIGRDGVERETAYSNEIQYFKQGAYNQSNGKNPEDNMVWSTGSDHYNGDIAKQYQNGAYTEVWFKETTVGPGTPPDKE, via the coding sequence ATGGATCAATGGAAAATTCTTTTAGGTAATGGTGTGCATACTGATGAACTTGTTCGTTTTAAACATAAAGATTTTTTTTACGTAGCAAATGACGAAAAAGCAAATTGGGTAGTTTATAAAACACCTAACTCTGGTGTAACATCTAGAACCTCAAGTAACACAAGAACCGAATTAGGTCAGAAAGCGCATTGGACTCCAGAAACAGGAGGCAAACTTACAGGAACTTTAAAAGTGATGCATGTTTCTACAAGTGGAGATGCACGTGTAGCGGCTTCATTTTCGACTGTAGTAGGACAAATTCATAGTGATGAAGGGCACGAGAATGAACCTATAAAAATATTCTACAAGAAATTCCCTGGCCACACGAAAGGGTCTGTTTTTTGGAACTATGAAATCAATACAAAGGGTGATAACTCAAAGCGATGGGATTATTCTACCGCGGTTTGGGGTTACGACATGTCGATTGTTGGTGAAACCCCAACCACCTTCCCCGAAGAACCAAAGGACGGTATTGCTTTAGGGGAAACCTTTACATACGAAATCAACGTTTATCAAGGCATCATGTATTTAACCTTTACAAGCGAAGGCCATGAAACGGTGAAATTCACTAAGGATTTAACAAAATCAGATTTTGCTACAAAAGCCGATATTCCTGAACAAATATGGACTTTATACGCTAGTATTGGTCGTGATGGTGTCGAGCGTGAAACGGCTTACTCAAACGAAATACAATATTTTAAACAAGGAGCTTACAACCAATCGAATGGTAAAAACCCGGAAGACAATATGGTTTGGAGCACAGGATCCGATCATTATAATGGTGATATCGCGAAACAATATCAAAACGGTGCTTATACCGAAGTGTGGTTTAAAGAAACAACTGTAGGTCCTGGCACCCCTCCAGATAAGGAATAA
- a CDS encoding type II toxin-antitoxin system RelE/ParE family toxin: MLDKVSKVAWTRQARESLTEILDYRYKNLPSARSILRKAIIDASKQIVFSKQYQKDDIFPEYRRIVVRDYKILYKEVK; this comes from the coding sequence ATGCTAGATAAGGTTAGCAAAGTTGCTTGGACACGTCAAGCAAGAGAATCCCTCACTGAAATTTTAGATTATCGCTATAAAAATCTGCCATCGGCAAGAAGTATTTTGAGAAAAGCTATAATAGATGCTTCAAAGCAAATAGTATTTTCAAAGCAATACCAAAAAGATGACATTTTCCCTGAATATCGAAGGATTGTGGTTAGAGATTATAAAATTCTCTATAAAGAAGTCAAATGA
- a CDS encoding heme-binding domain-containing protein — MKILKKILLALLVLFVIAQFFGPEKNEGDLKSIEPFLAETNPPADVKRILEETCYDCHSDVTRYPWYNNITPVNYWLASHVKDGKKHFNFSDWVDNSTKRKDHKFEELIEMVEEKEMPLPSYTWTHSEAKLSDAQIASVINWAKVVRIKYGLEPKAE, encoded by the coding sequence ATGAAGATATTAAAAAAGATCCTGTTAGCCTTATTGGTATTATTTGTTATCGCTCAGTTTTTTGGGCCTGAAAAAAATGAAGGTGATTTAAAATCTATAGAACCTTTTTTAGCAGAGACCAATCCGCCAGCAGATGTAAAACGTATTTTGGAAGAAACTTGCTACGATTGTCATAGTGATGTAACCCGTTACCCTTGGTATAACAACATCACGCCTGTAAATTATTGGTTGGCAAGTCATGTTAAAGACGGAAAAAAACATTTTAATTTTTCTGATTGGGTGGATAATTCAACAAAGCGTAAAGACCACAAATTTGAGGAGCTTATAGAAATGGTTGAAGAAAAAGAAATGCCTTTACCTTCTTACACATGGACCCATTCTGAAGCTAAACTTAGCGACGCACAAATAGCATCAGTAATTAACTGGGCTAAAGTGGTTCGTATTAAATATGGTTTAGAGCCGAAAGCGGAATAA
- a CDS encoding DEAD/DEAH box helicase, with amino-acid sequence MSTFQELGLNNDLLQAITDLGFTEPSEVQAKAIPILLGSEGDLVALAQTGTGKTAAFGFPMLEKIDVDSRTTQGLILSPTRELCLQIANEMKLYGKYCKGLNVVAVYGGSSITDQARDIKRGAQIIVATPGRMKDMISRRMVDISKIQYAVLDEADEMLNMGFKEDITDILSHTPTDKSTWLFSATMPREVAAIAKNFMHNPQEITVGNKNESTSNVSHEYYLVNARDRYQALKRLADANPDIFSVVFCRTKRDTQKVAEQLIEDGYNAGALHGDLSQNQRDLVMNAFRKNQIQMLVATDVAARGIDVDDVTHVINYQLPDEIETYTHRSGRTGRAGKTGVSMVIVSKSEVRKIKSIERIIKRQFDKKEIPDGMEICEVQLMSLANKIHNTEVNPEIEKYLTEINEKFADTSKDELIKKFFSVEFTRFFNYYNKSKNLNIAEGSYDRDGGREGGRDFKGGKSDSTRYFINVGSKDGFDWMQLKDFLKEKLELGRDDVFKVEVKDSFSFFNTENEAKEKVLAFFTDFKHEGRFVNVEVSENRGGGRRNDRRGGGGGRRDDGKRAGGRRDDRKGGSGNRSERRRSEGSSKPRRSDSGGGNFDRPRRSRR; translated from the coding sequence ATGAGCACATTCCAAGAATTGGGTCTTAATAACGACCTATTACAAGCTATTACAGATTTAGGATTTACAGAACCTAGTGAGGTTCAAGCCAAAGCCATCCCTATTTTATTAGGATCTGAAGGCGATTTAGTGGCCCTAGCCCAAACGGGAACAGGAAAAACAGCCGCTTTTGGTTTCCCAATGTTAGAAAAAATTGATGTGGATAGCCGCACCACCCAAGGTTTAATTTTATCACCTACACGTGAGCTTTGTTTACAAATTGCCAACGAAATGAAATTGTATGGTAAATATTGTAAAGGCCTAAATGTAGTTGCTGTTTACGGCGGATCTAGTATTACCGATCAAGCCAGAGATATTAAGCGTGGCGCACAAATTATTGTAGCGACTCCAGGTCGTATGAAAGATATGATTAGCCGAAGAATGGTTGATATTTCTAAAATTCAATATGCCGTTTTAGATGAAGCCGATGAGATGTTAAACATGGGCTTTAAGGAAGATATCACTGATATTTTATCGCACACACCAACCGACAAAAGTACTTGGTTATTTTCTGCAACCATGCCTAGAGAAGTTGCTGCTATTGCAAAAAACTTCATGCATAACCCGCAAGAAATTACCGTTGGAAATAAAAATGAAAGTACCAGTAACGTTTCTCACGAATACTATTTAGTAAATGCTAGAGACCGTTACCAAGCTTTAAAACGTTTAGCAGATGCTAACCCAGATATTTTTTCTGTGGTGTTCTGTAGAACAAAACGTGATACGCAAAAAGTAGCCGAACAACTTATTGAAGATGGCTACAATGCAGGGGCTTTACACGGCGATTTGAGTCAGAATCAACGTGATTTAGTCATGAATGCCTTCCGTAAAAATCAAATTCAAATGCTTGTTGCAACCGATGTTGCGGCTCGTGGTATTGATGTTGATGATGTAACCCACGTTATAAACTACCAATTACCAGACGAAATTGAAACTTACACCCACCGTTCTGGTCGTACCGGACGTGCTGGTAAAACAGGGGTTTCTATGGTTATTGTTTCTAAAAGTGAAGTCCGTAAAATTAAAAGTATCGAGCGTATTATTAAACGTCAGTTTGATAAGAAAGAGATTCCAGATGGTATGGAAATCTGCGAAGTTCAGTTGATGTCCTTAGCCAATAAGATTCATAATACTGAGGTTAACCCAGAAATTGAAAAGTACCTTACGGAAATTAATGAAAAGTTCGCTGATACTTCTAAAGATGAATTAATTAAAAAATTCTTCTCGGTTGAGTTTACACGTTTCTTCAATTACTATAACAAATCTAAAAACCTAAATATTGCTGAAGGTTCTTATGATAGAGATGGTGGTCGTGAAGGCGGAAGAGATTTTAAAGGTGGAAAATCTGATTCGACACGCTACTTTATAAACGTAGGTAGTAAAGATGGTTTCGATTGGATGCAGTTGAAAGACTTCTTAAAAGAGAAATTAGAACTTGGTAGAGATGATGTTTTTAAAGTTGAAGTAAAAGACAGTTTTTCTTTCTTTAATACTGAAAATGAAGCAAAAGAAAAGGTATTAGCCTTTTTCACCGATTTTAAACATGAAGGTCGATTTGTAAACGTTGAAGTGTCTGAAAACCGTGGTGGTGGAAGACGTAATGACAGACGTGGTGGTGGCGGCGGACGTCGTGATGACGGAAAACGCGCTGGAGGAAGACGTGACGATCGTAAAGGTGGTTCTGGTAACCGAAGTGAAAGACGTCGTAGCGAAGGAAGTTCAAAACCAAGACGCTCGGATTCTGGCGGAGGGAACTTCGATAGACCAAGACGTTCTAGAAGATAG
- a CDS encoding formylglycine-generating enzyme family protein: protein MKTIISTLILTITFLHSTAQNIPEFIEVTGGTFTMGNKDGAKGSDEVPTHKITLSDFSIGKTEITVAQYRYYCNETGVEMPKEPNWGWNDNSPIINVSWDEAVNYCDWLSEKLKGKITLPTEAQWEYAARGGNKSKGYNYSGGNKMKNVGWFIENSNDKTQPVATKKPNELGIYDMSGNVWEWCLDWYKKEYYAKSTTIDPLNIISADYKVLRGGSWYNDASYCHVANRSSNEPKYRHGYNLTGFRVVSIKL from the coding sequence ATGAAGACAATAATTTCAACTCTAATCTTAACCATAACTTTCTTACATTCAACAGCTCAAAACATTCCAGAATTTATAGAAGTTACTGGAGGAACATTTACTATGGGGAATAAAGACGGAGCTAAAGGAAGTGATGAAGTTCCAACTCATAAAATAACTTTATCTGATTTTAGTATTGGAAAAACAGAAATAACTGTAGCACAATACCGCTACTATTGTAATGAAACAGGAGTAGAAATGCCTAAAGAACCAAACTGGGGATGGAACGATAATTCTCCAATAATAAATGTATCTTGGGATGAAGCTGTAAATTACTGTGATTGGCTTAGCGAAAAATTAAAAGGCAAAATAACATTACCTACAGAAGCTCAATGGGAATATGCTGCTCGTGGTGGTAATAAGAGCAAAGGATATAATTACTCTGGTGGTAATAAAATGAAAAACGTAGGATGGTTTATTGAAAACAGTAACGATAAAACACAACCTGTAGCTACAAAAAAGCCTAATGAATTAGGAATATATGACATGAGTGGAAACGTATGGGAATGGTGCTTAGATTGGTATAAAAAAGAATATTATGCAAAAAGTACAACCATAGATCCTTTAAACATAATAAGTGCTGACTACAAAGTATTACGTGGAGGAAGCTGGTATAACGATGCTTCTTATTGTCACGTTGCTAACCGTAGTAGCAACGAACCTAAATACAGACACGGATACAACCTTACTGGTTTCCGCGTAGTTTCTATCAAACTATAA
- a CDS encoding carboxypeptidase-like regulatory domain-containing protein gives MKRYLILLTVLLISTVGFSQEEADRVLGVVINASTDKPLESVNIVNLNQVIGTTTNSKGEFSISAKVNDTLHFSYLGFKSIKVRVTNDWLKFGSSNIELTELALALEEVVVNQLKLTGYLEVDIAQVPAVNDNYRYSISGLEGTGYEASKESGLTKMVGSLFNPADFLHRMFGKKPNELKKLKKMKEDDEIRNLLASRFDREMLTVLLQVDRVDLDEIVSQCNYSKGFIQTANDLQILDAISECYEEYKVLSRGRNRKI, from the coding sequence ATGAAACGTTACCTCATCTTATTAACTGTATTACTTATTTCTACCGTGGGTTTCTCACAAGAAGAAGCAGACAGGGTTTTGGGTGTGGTTATAAACGCTTCAACCGACAAGCCTTTAGAAAGCGTAAATATTGTTAACCTTAATCAGGTGATTGGAACCACAACCAATAGTAAAGGGGAATTCTCTATTTCTGCAAAAGTAAATGACACGCTTCATTTTTCATATCTAGGTTTTAAATCTATTAAAGTACGTGTTACCAATGACTGGTTAAAATTTGGAAGTTCAAATATCGAATTAACCGAATTGGCCCTAGCTTTAGAGGAAGTGGTTGTAAACCAATTAAAACTTACTGGTTATTTAGAAGTTGACATTGCTCAAGTTCCTGCTGTTAACGACAATTACCGATACAGTATATCTGGACTTGAAGGCACAGGCTACGAAGCCAGTAAAGAATCTGGTCTAACCAAAATGGTAGGATCCTTATTTAATCCTGCCGATTTCTTACACCGTATGTTTGGTAAAAAACCAAATGAGCTTAAGAAATTAAAGAAAATGAAAGAGGATGATGAAATTAGAAACCTCTTAGCTTCACGTTTCGACAGAGAAATGCTTACTGTTTTACTACAAGTAGATCGTGTCGATTTAGACGAAATTGTGAGTCAGTGTAACTACTCCAAAGGGTTTATTCAAACCGCAAACGACCTACAAATTCTTGATGCCATTAGCGAATGCTACGAAGAGTACAAGGTGCTTAGCCGTGGTAGAAATCGTAAAATCTAG
- the hutH gene encoding histidine ammonia-lyase, producing MKKIFKYGINTLTVKKVLAIANGSLEAVLCEEAIEQIQICRAKVEKMASSNKAVYGINTGFGPLCDLQITPEETNKLQENLLITHAVGVGNPIDKNLSKIMMICKVHALSQGYSGVRLELVERILYFIENDLLPTVPEQGSVGASGDLAPLSHLFLPLLGEGEFWIGDSIKSAKAILKEHNLEPIELQAKEGLGLINGTQFILAHAIVGLNKMEYLLDLADVCGAMSIEGYQGSSSPFRDELHRIRPFKGCIEVAERMTMLLYSSQNVNSHENCERVQDPYSMRCIPQVHGASRNAYYHLLELAEIEMNSVTDNPIVLSDTEAISGGNFHGQPLAMALDYGSIAAAELGNISDRRCYLLIEGKFGLPRLLTTGGGLNSGFMIPQYTTAALVTENKSLCFPPSADSIPTSLGQEDHVSMGSISGRKFNQILGNLEKILAIELMYGAQALEFRRPNTFSDIIEENHRIIREKVPKLEDDRLLKDDINNMIALVRTQAFNLK from the coding sequence ATGAAAAAGATATTTAAATACGGAATTAACACCTTAACGGTGAAAAAAGTACTAGCCATTGCTAACGGCAGCTTGGAAGCGGTCTTGTGTGAAGAAGCCATTGAACAAATTCAAATTTGTCGTGCTAAAGTTGAAAAAATGGCAAGCTCAAACAAAGCGGTTTATGGTATAAATACAGGATTCGGCCCGCTTTGCGATTTGCAAATTACACCAGAGGAAACCAATAAACTTCAGGAAAATTTACTCATCACACACGCGGTTGGCGTAGGGAACCCTATAGATAAAAACCTGTCTAAAATCATGATGATTTGTAAGGTTCATGCTTTAAGTCAGGGGTACTCGGGGGTACGTTTAGAGCTGGTAGAACGTATTTTATATTTCATTGAAAACGATTTGCTACCAACGGTTCCAGAGCAAGGTTCGGTAGGTGCTTCAGGTGATTTAGCGCCCTTGTCGCATTTGTTTTTACCGCTTCTGGGTGAAGGCGAATTTTGGATTGGAGATTCTATTAAATCCGCGAAAGCGATATTAAAAGAGCATAATTTAGAGCCTATAGAGCTCCAAGCCAAAGAAGGTTTGGGTTTAATAAATGGTACACAATTCATTCTGGCTCATGCGATTGTTGGGTTGAATAAAATGGAATACTTATTAGATTTGGCTGATGTTTGTGGTGCCATGAGTATTGAAGGCTATCAAGGCAGTTCGTCGCCTTTTAGAGATGAGTTGCATAGAATTCGTCCGTTTAAAGGCTGTATCGAAGTGGCCGAGCGCATGACAATGTTGTTGTATTCTTCACAAAATGTAAACTCTCATGAAAACTGCGAGCGTGTTCAAGATCCTTACTCTATGCGTTGTATTCCTCAGGTTCATGGGGCGTCGCGAAATGCTTACTACCACTTGTTAGAATTGGCAGAAATAGAAATGAATTCGGTAACCGATAATCCCATTGTTTTAAGTGATACCGAGGCGATTTCTGGTGGGAATTTCCACGGACAACCCTTAGCGATGGCTTTAGATTATGGATCTATCGCTGCCGCGGAATTGGGTAATATTTCAGATAGGCGTTGTTACCTTTTAATTGAAGGTAAATTTGGATTGCCACGTTTATTAACGACTGGTGGGGGACTGAATTCTGGGTTTATGATTCCGCAATACACTACGGCTGCCTTGGTTACCGAAAATAAATCGCTGTGTTTTCCGCCTTCAGCAGACAGTATTCCAACCTCATTAGGGCAGGAAGACCACGTATCTATGGGGAGTATTTCGGGGCGTAAATTCAATCAGATTTTAGGCAATTTAGAAAAAATATTGGCCATCGAATTAATGTACGGTGCTCAGGCCCTAGAGTTTAGGCGTCCGAACACGTTTTCAGATATTATTGAAGAAAACCACAGAATAATTAGAGAAAAAGTTCCGAAATTAGAGGATGATAGACTTTTAAAAGATGATATCAATAATATGATTGCCTTGGTGAGAACTCAAGCGTTTAATTTAAAATAG
- a CDS encoding TrmH family RNA methyltransferase, translated as MIDLKLLEHLEAYLTENRKQRFDTVLPQRTKHFTVATEDVYQLHNTSAVIRSCDVFGIQEVNIVEERNSKRIDREIAMGAQKWVDLNRYHHVKSCISDLKQKGYQIVATTPHTNDCELHDFDVTKKSCFFFGRETEGLSQEVLDEADCFLKIPMVGFTESLNISVSAAIILQHVTTKLRRSDIHWQLAEDEINEKRLDWCKKTLKSYDDIVARFYEKL; from the coding sequence ATGATAGACTTAAAACTCTTAGAACACCTAGAAGCTTACCTCACCGAAAACCGAAAACAACGTTTTGATACCGTACTGCCACAGCGCACAAAACATTTCACTGTAGCCACAGAAGATGTGTATCAACTGCACAATACAAGTGCTGTGATACGAAGTTGCGATGTTTTTGGCATTCAAGAGGTGAATATTGTTGAAGAGCGCAATTCAAAACGCATTGATCGAGAAATCGCTATGGGTGCCCAAAAATGGGTGGATTTAAATCGGTATCACCATGTGAAAAGTTGTATTAGTGATTTGAAACAAAAAGGCTATCAAATTGTTGCCACAACACCACATACCAACGATTGTGAATTGCATGATTTCGATGTGACTAAAAAATCTTGTTTTTTCTTCGGAAGAGAAACAGAAGGCTTATCTCAAGAAGTTTTAGATGAAGCCGATTGTTTTCTAAAAATCCCTATGGTGGGCTTTACCGAAAGTTTGAATATTTCGGTGTCGGCAGCTATTATTTTACAGCATGTCACCACAAAATTAAGACGTAGTGATATCCATTGGCAACTCGCTGAAGATGAGATTAATGAGAAGCGTTTGGATTGGTGTAAGAAGACTTTGAAGAGTTATGATGATATTGTGGCTCGGTTTTATGAAAAGTTGTAA
- a CDS encoding SIR2 family NAD-dependent protein deacylase, whose amino-acid sequence MKHLVVLTGAGVSAESGINTFRDANGLWEGHDVMEVATPEGFAANPELVLNFYNQRRKQLFEVEPNQAHFDLAELEKDFKVSIITQNVDDLHERAGSSNVIHLHGELRKAKSCFDENDIMTWEKDILLGDLCKKGHQLRPHIVWFGEAVPMMDKAIDICETADILMIIGTSMQVYPAAGLKDYIPENTPVYFIDPKPHVKNHKNLIVIPEKATIGVKKIIKILT is encoded by the coding sequence ATGAAACATTTAGTAGTACTTACAGGAGCTGGCGTTAGCGCCGAAAGCGGTATAAACACTTTTAGGGATGCCAATGGTTTATGGGAAGGCCATGATGTTATGGAAGTTGCCACCCCAGAAGGTTTTGCTGCCAACCCTGAATTGGTGCTCAATTTTTACAATCAGCGACGCAAACAATTGTTTGAGGTTGAACCCAACCAAGCACATTTTGATTTGGCTGAGTTAGAGAAAGATTTCAAAGTGAGCATTATCACTCAGAATGTAGACGATTTACACGAACGTGCTGGCAGCAGCAACGTGATTCACCTACATGGCGAGTTACGAAAAGCAAAAAGCTGCTTTGATGAAAACGATATCATGACATGGGAAAAAGATATTCTTTTAGGTGATCTTTGCAAAAAAGGCCATCAATTACGTCCGCATATCGTGTGGTTCGGAGAAGCCGTTCCTATGATGGACAAAGCCATTGACATTTGTGAAACCGCCGATATTTTAATGATTATTGGTACGTCCATGCAAGTTTACCCTGCTGCAGGGCTAAAAGATTATATTCCTGAAAACACCCCTGTCTATTTTATAGACCCTAAGCCTCATGTTAAAAATCATAAAAATTTGATTGTAATACCTGAAAAAGCTACAATTGGAGTGAAAAAAATAATTAAAATTCTTACATAA
- a CDS encoding glycosyltransferase family 4 protein codes for MSKQLLIIGFVWPEPKSSAAGSRMMQLIEAFQKADYSITFASPCAKSDNAFNLDGIGVSQVAIALNNSSFDEFIADLNPDVVLFDRFMMEEQFGWRVTENCPNAIKLLDTEDLHCLRKGRQQAFKDKQVFDTSYLFNDVAKREIASIYRCDLSLMISEVEMDILKNRFKVDDSLLVYLPFLLEPISAEAIKKLPKFENRDHFITIGNFLHEPNYNGVLYLKETIWPLIKKQLPQAELHIYGAYASQKVTQLHNEKQGFFIKGFAEDVHEVMQKAKVCLAPLRFGAGLKGKLIDAMQNGTPCVMSSIAAEGMFGDFEYNGFIADEVQAFVDKAVQLYENETLWTEKQRHGFPVINERFNKQQHVNQFFEVLENTLIHLHDKRLHNFTGQMLQHHTMQSTKFMSKWIEAKNA; via the coding sequence TTGTCCAAACAACTACTCATCATCGGATTCGTATGGCCAGAACCTAAAAGTTCTGCGGCTGGTAGTAGGATGATGCAGCTTATTGAGGCTTTTCAAAAAGCGGATTATAGCATCACTTTTGCAAGTCCATGTGCTAAAAGTGATAACGCGTTTAATTTAGATGGTATCGGTGTTTCACAAGTGGCTATAGCCCTTAATAATTCAAGTTTTGATGAATTTATAGCCGATTTAAATCCGGATGTGGTCTTATTCGATCGCTTTATGATGGAGGAGCAATTTGGATGGCGGGTGACTGAAAATTGTCCGAATGCCATTAAGTTATTAGATACTGAAGATTTACATTGCTTAAGAAAGGGGCGTCAACAAGCTTTTAAGGATAAACAGGTTTTTGATACGTCCTATTTATTTAACGATGTGGCGAAACGAGAAATTGCTAGTATTTACAGGTGCGATTTGAGTTTAATGATTTCGGAAGTGGAGATGGATATTCTGAAGAATCGGTTTAAGGTTGATGACTCACTCTTAGTTTATCTGCCATTTTTATTAGAGCCAATTTCCGCGGAAGCGATAAAAAAACTACCAAAATTCGAAAACCGCGACCATTTTATAACCATTGGTAACTTTTTACATGAACCCAATTATAACGGCGTTTTGTATTTAAAGGAAACTATTTGGCCGCTTATAAAAAAACAACTACCACAAGCCGAACTTCATATTTACGGGGCTTATGCTTCTCAAAAAGTGACCCAATTGCATAACGAAAAACAGGGCTTTTTCATAAAGGGTTTTGCTGAAGACGTTCATGAGGTCATGCAAAAAGCCAAAGTGTGTTTGGCGCCTTTACGTTTTGGTGCTGGCTTAAAAGGGAAACTCATTGATGCCATGCAAAATGGTACGCCTTGTGTGATGTCTAGCATTGCTGCGGAAGGCATGTTTGGTGATTTTGAATACAATGGTTTTATAGCAGATGAAGTTCAGGCGTTTGTAGATAAAGCTGTTCAACTCTATGAAAATGAAACACTTTGGACTGAAAAACAACGCCATGGTTTTCCGGTAATCAATGAACGGTTTAATAAGCAGCAACACGTTAACCAGTTTTTTGAAGTTTTAGAAAACACATTAATACACCTTCACGACAAACGCTTGCATAATTTTACCGGACAGATGTTACAACATCATACCATGCAAAGCACCAAGTTTATGAGTAAGTGGATTGAAGCAAAAAATGCTTAA
- a CDS encoding LysR family transcriptional regulator, protein MSYQIELRHIKYFLAVAEELHFRKAAERLYISQPGLSRQIKEMEDALGITLFHRHNRNVQLTLAGQYLKDELSKNLKQLDNILHHAKLLEDGKDGELNFGYVGSAMQRIIPELLIKFTKNHPNVLFSLKEMDNIKQIDGLLAQDIDIGFVRLERIPRGLSSQLVLKEPFCLVLPKNHSISHDTFKSVSQLKNESFILFDPEYSAAYYEKVMGIFDDSGFTPITSHNTIHADSIYKLVENGFGISIVPKSLKSSENSNLKFIDLDMIPQRTSLSAVWKKDNNNPILSKVINLIHSNCP, encoded by the coding sequence ATGAGTTATCAAATAGAACTAAGACATATCAAATATTTTTTGGCTGTTGCCGAAGAATTACACTTCCGAAAAGCTGCCGAAAGGCTTTACATATCGCAGCCTGGGTTAAGCCGACAGATTAAGGAAATGGAAGACGCCTTAGGCATAACGCTTTTTCACCGACACAACCGAAATGTGCAACTCACTCTTGCTGGGCAATATTTAAAGGACGAACTCTCCAAAAATCTGAAGCAACTAGATAACATTTTACATCACGCGAAACTTTTGGAAGACGGTAAAGATGGCGAACTGAATTTCGGCTATGTGGGTTCGGCCATGCAACGAATTATCCCCGAATTGCTTATCAAGTTTACAAAAAACCACCCAAACGTTTTATTCAGTTTAAAGGAAATGGATAATATCAAACAAATAGATGGTTTGTTGGCTCAAGATATAGATATAGGTTTTGTACGTTTGGAACGTATTCCGCGAGGTTTATCCAGTCAACTGGTATTAAAAGAACCCTTTTGTTTGGTGCTTCCAAAAAACCACAGCATTTCTCACGACACCTTCAAAAGTGTGAGTCAGTTAAAAAACGAATCCTTTATTTTATTTGATCCTGAATACAGTGCTGCCTATTATGAGAAAGTCATGGGTATTTTTGACGATAGCGGCTTCACACCCATTACTTCGCACAATACCATACATGCCGATTCTATATATAAATTAGTAGAAAACGGCTTCGGAATTTCCATCGTGCCTAAATCTTTAAAATCTTCAGAAAACAGTAACCTTAAGTTTATTGATCTGGATATGATTCCGCAGCGCACCTCACTTTCAGCGGTTTGGAAAAAAGATAATAACAATCCGATTTTATCGAAAGTAATCAACTTAATTCATAGCAACTGTCCCTAA
- a CDS encoding adenylosuccinate lyase: protein MTTSQLYEELNKVNHSKEKRLHYAHLILANPELVPKLLEVLFVVDDKISPKAGWVLEAVCRLSLEPLLPYLNLFTENIHKVHIDSAVRPVAKICELIALSYTGKEPHTVKTALTATHKERIIETCFDYMINDEKVASKAYGMTTLFLLGKEYDWVHPELKIILVRDFASQSAAFKARARHILKKLKH from the coding sequence TTGACTACCTCTCAACTTTACGAGGAATTAAATAAGGTAAACCACTCCAAGGAAAAGCGTTTACACTATGCCCATTTAATTTTAGCCAACCCCGAACTGGTACCAAAACTCTTAGAAGTACTTTTTGTGGTTGACGACAAAATCTCACCTAAAGCAGGTTGGGTATTGGAGGCTGTGTGCAGATTAAGTTTAGAGCCGCTTCTGCCCTACTTGAATCTATTTACAGAAAATATTCATAAAGTACATATCGACTCAGCGGTGCGTCCGGTGGCGAAAATATGCGAACTTATAGCCTTGAGTTATACGGGGAAAGAACCGCATACCGTTAAAACAGCATTAACAGCAACCCACAAAGAACGGATTATAGAAACCTGTTTTGACTACATGATTAACGACGAAAAAGTAGCCTCTAAAGCCTATGGCATGACAACACTTTTTTTGCTAGGCAAAGAATACGATTGGGTACACCCCGAATTAAAAATCATTTTAGTTCGTGATTTTGCTAGTCAAAGTGCTGCTTTTAAAGCGCGTGCTCGTCATATTTTGAAAAAGCTAAAGCACTAA